In Sandaracinaceae bacterium, the genomic window TCTCGCCCAGGCGGTGCCGGATGTCCTCGCGATGGAAGATCACCGCGTCGACCGCGTGCCCGATCGACGCCGGATCCATGCGCGCGATGTGATCGCGGAACTCGCGCAGCACGTCCGGCCGGGTGCGGCGCGTCTCCTCCGTCAGGAAGAGGGGCTGCAGGCGATCGAGGAGCGGCGCGATCGCGCCGAAGCGCCGCGCGATGAAGGCCATCACGTGGTAGCTCGGCAGCTTGCGGCGCGACTCCCGGTGCGCGCTCGTGTCGAGCAGCGCGAGCGAGCGGAGGCGATCCGGGTGGCGGAGCGCGAAGCGCATGCCGGTCATCCCGCCCCAGCTCAGCCCGGCCCAGTGCGCGCGGTCGACGTCGAGGGCGTCCATCACCTCGCGGGCCGCCTCCGCGCACTCCTCGAGGGTGAACGGGCGGCGGATGGGCGCGCTCCGGCCGTGGCCCGGGGCGTCGAGGTTGACCACCCGGTAGCGCTCGGCGAGCGCGGGCACCTGGAAGCGCCACATGCCGCCCTCGCACAGGAGCGAGTGCCAGAGCAGGAGCGGCTCACCCTCCCCGTGCTCCTCGACGAAGAGCTTCCCCAGTCGCGTGTCCACCAGCATTCGGCTCGTTCTACCAGCCGTGCTCTACGATGCGAGCACCTTGTCGAAGCGGCCTCATCTGCTGTTCGCGCTTCTCTACTTCGCCGAAGGCGCGCCGATCGGCTTCATCTGGTGGACGCTGCCGACGCTCCTGCGCGGGGCGGGGGTCGAGGTCGACGCCATCACCACGCTCACCGCGTGGGTGACCATCCCGTGGGCGCTCAAGTTCGCGTGGGCGCCGCTCGTCGACACCCTGACCTCGCCGCGCTTCACCCTGCGAGGCTGGATCGTCACCGCGCAGCTCGCGATGGCCGCCTCCCTCGCGCCGCTCCTGTTCCTCTCGGACCCGGCCGACGCGCTGGCGCCGCTCACCCTGTTCCTGGTCCTGCACGCCTTCGCGGCGGCGACCCAGGACGTGGCGATCGACGCCCTCTCCATCGCCATCGTCCCGGCGGAGGAGCGGGGGCGCCTCAACGGGTGGATGCAGGCGGGCATGCTCTTCGGGCGGGCGCTGTTCGGCGGCGGCGCCTTGCTCGCCTCGAGCGCCCTGGATCTCCGCGCGATGGCGGCGGCGATGATCGCGGTGCTCCTGATCACCCCGCTGACGCTCCTGCGTGTGGCGCTGCCTCCGCTGCCTTCGCGCGGCGGGCGGCTGCGCCGGTTTCTGGCCGACGCGAAGTCCGCCCTGCGTCGACCGCTCACGTGGCTGGGGCTCGCCTTCGCGCTGACGGCGGAGGTGACCTTCAAGGGCGTCGGCGCCGTCATCGGGCCGTTCCTCGTCGACAGCGGCGTCTCCGAGCAGGCCATCGGCGTCTTCTTCGGTGTGGGATCCGTCGGCGCGATGGTCGTGGGCGCGCTCGTCGGTGGTCGGCTCGCGGATCGCTTCGGGCGCCGCCGCGTGATCGCCGGGGGCCAGCTCCTC contains:
- a CDS encoding MFS transporter; the protein is MSKRPHLLFALLYFAEGAPIGFIWWTLPTLLRGAGVEVDAITTLTAWVTIPWALKFAWAPLVDTLTSPRFTLRGWIVTAQLAMAASLAPLLFLSDPADALAPLTLFLVLHAFAAATQDVAIDALSIAIVPAEERGRLNGWMQAGMLFGRALFGGGALLASSALDLRAMAAAMIAVLLITPLTLLRVALPPLPSRGGRLRRFLADAKSALRRPLTWLGLAFALTAEVTFKGVGAVIGPFLVDSGVSEQAIGVFFGVGSVGAMVVGALVGGRLADRFGRRRVIAGGQLLVGAAVVALAALGTGELPLGGWLALLVFYLGVGLFTAAVFALFMDLTEPRLGATQFSAYMGLTNACEAWSSRAVGALVTGSGYPVAFLAAAGLGLVPLLLLPLLKPKAVEG
- a CDS encoding alpha/beta fold hydrolase; amino-acid sequence: MDTRLGKLFVEEHGEGEPLLLWHSLLCEGGMWRFQVPALAERYRVVNLDAPGHGRSAPIRRPFTLEECAEAAREVMDALDVDRAHWAGLSWGGMTGMRFALRHPDRLRSLALLDTSAHRESRRKLPSYHVMAFIARRFGAIAPLLDRLQPLFLTEETRRTRPDVLREFRDHIARMDPASIGHAVDAVIFHREDIRHRLGEITAPTLVMVGSEDVATPPARAREIAAGIPGATLIEVPGAAHLSALDRPDAVTEALTAFFDDVRSSGRTGRDA